One genomic window of Pseudomonas chlororaphis subsp. piscium includes the following:
- a CDS encoding zinc-binding dehydrogenase, which produces MKALQGVEGHVEWVEEPSPTCDVGQVRIRVAAAGLNRADLLQRAGLYPPPPGASKVLGLECSGVISEVGPGSAWQVGDRVCALLAGGGMAEEVVVDARHVLPVPEGLSLAEAAALPEVYSTAWLNLFQLAALKPGEKVLLHAGASGVGSAAIQLCKAFGNPCWVSVGSADRLAYCEALGAQGGVVRTDGLEGLRDFGPFDVILDPVGANYAAHNVKLLALDGRWVLIGLMGGREAQLDLAQILGKRIQLLGSTLRSRNEQFKADLFSDLSQHVWPLFAEGRLSPQLAMTFPIKDAEAAFAELATNQVSGKLVLLIDETLI; this is translated from the coding sequence GTGAAAGCATTGCAAGGCGTTGAAGGTCATGTGGAGTGGGTTGAAGAGCCGAGTCCGACGTGCGACGTAGGACAAGTGCGAATCCGCGTGGCAGCTGCGGGACTGAACCGGGCCGACCTGTTGCAACGGGCCGGGCTCTATCCACCGCCACCGGGCGCCAGCAAGGTGCTGGGGCTGGAGTGCTCGGGCGTGATCAGCGAGGTCGGCCCGGGCTCTGCGTGGCAGGTCGGCGATCGGGTCTGCGCGCTGCTGGCCGGTGGTGGCATGGCCGAGGAAGTGGTGGTCGATGCCCGTCATGTCCTGCCGGTGCCGGAAGGGCTGTCCCTGGCGGAAGCGGCGGCGTTGCCTGAGGTGTACAGCACCGCCTGGCTGAACCTGTTCCAGCTGGCGGCCCTCAAACCGGGGGAAAAGGTCCTGCTGCACGCTGGCGCCAGTGGCGTCGGTTCGGCGGCGATCCAGTTGTGCAAGGCGTTTGGCAACCCGTGCTGGGTCAGCGTCGGTTCCGCCGACCGCCTGGCCTACTGTGAAGCGCTGGGCGCCCAGGGCGGCGTGGTGCGCACCGACGGCCTGGAAGGGCTGCGGGATTTCGGGCCGTTCGATGTGATCCTGGATCCGGTCGGCGCCAACTATGCCGCGCACAACGTCAAGCTGCTGGCCCTGGACGGGCGCTGGGTGCTGATCGGGCTGATGGGCGGGCGCGAGGCCCAGTTGGACCTGGCGCAGATCCTCGGCAAGCGCATTCAGTTGCTGGGTTCGACCCTGCGCAGCCGCAACGAGCAGTTCAAGGCCGATCTGTTCAGCGACCTCAGCCAGCATGTCTGGCCGCTGTTCGCCGAAGGGCGCTTGAGCCCGCAGTTGGCCATGACCTTCCCGATCAAGGACGCCGAAGCGGCCTTTGCCGAGCTGGCGACCAACCAGGTGTCGGGCAAGCTGGTGCTGCTGATCGACGAGACGTTGATCTGA